Proteins encoded together in one Chitinophaga sp. LS1 window:
- a CDS encoding DEAD/DEAH box helicase, which yields MSVNTSDKALTGHMLYMRLLEAGDGHQPLVTLRFLRGVLEQLFRHLTKNEARSFSNLFARMQFYFDKHGVASNQRRQLTILRILTTKAMMGGLRADQQDALLCIRTLADVIEQYYEVPPPEALLERCASVAGETLIQGPVDDNPLVPLLKCLVTGVGPLQKTPDGVESFVLQGKDDEAGEFLINITTVYQPHTAALHKQVRVYDTLHILHADRDEATGQYEAVKATRFILEPDLLIDISDLAECFGRSGPNPFLYLVRKLVPQTTGLPAFKGNIVNSLLDNVLRHPDMKLRESFVEAVAENVLQAAGYGRQELNSMYADIRETHWPNLLEASRELKDRPVRIEPTFFSALYGLQGRLDILAEDDTDPTRKEIFELKSGRAPDFGAWKNHEMQVTGYNLLLQSTFGDQRCGSSAILYSSASNSPLRNMANNRPAENELLALRNEIVSQLLRLSSGEYDILEKITTLAGEGLPSFSVVHFANFEETYGKASPLLRSYYQQFLSFLLREFLLAKCGMYASMHREEDVEGFAALWLQPESEKLTRFTIIPGLCFQNFDEAQSSVVFTIQEPVNHNFRPGDTAIIYPRDTTGLAPLQHQILKGRVDELQKDRLTFSLNNRQITHDFFAHQQQWVIEHDIYESNFWISATALFHVLEPRFAARMELLLGMREPVRVPFPLPAPTMFNSNQQEILQAALDAKDYYLVQGPPGTGKTSSLLTSMVTSLAAAGTQMMIVAFTNKAVDEICKKLESKGVQYLRLGGRRSAAENQLRTYCLEGDIAQAREYIANQQIFVATVATMATRLPNLQLLGVKTDTLIVDEASQLTEPQLLGLVLPFQKFILIGDQNQLPPVVAQADNFCMTEEPLLHSTGITDLRCTLFERLIQACKQNGWHHGWGMLNTHFRMHNDIADLINHYYAHQLSPGQPLQAAPFVKQDVADGDWHHILSQGRTIFLPSPMEPTSKMHLTEAQQVVSLLTYLQESRGAAFNKETVGVVTPWRTQISLIRELIGTNEVLQAINIDTAERFQGAENDIIIISLAVYHPTQLNMLQSLGTFRWEEHTIEVDRKLLVTLSRARQQVILMGYEPALRSSMHYSKVLDKIRAQ from the coding sequence ATGTCAGTGAATACCAGCGATAAAGCCCTCACCGGCCATATGTTGTATATGCGCCTGCTGGAAGCCGGAGATGGGCACCAGCCGCTAGTCACCCTGCGGTTTTTGCGGGGCGTACTCGAGCAGTTATTCCGGCATCTCACCAAAAATGAAGCCCGTAGCTTCAGCAACCTGTTTGCCCGTATGCAGTTCTACTTCGACAAGCACGGAGTAGCATCCAATCAACGGCGCCAACTGACCATTCTTCGCATTCTTACCACCAAAGCCATGATGGGCGGCCTCCGTGCCGATCAGCAGGATGCCCTGCTCTGTATCCGTACCCTGGCCGATGTCATTGAACAATATTACGAGGTTCCTCCCCCCGAAGCGCTGCTGGAACGTTGTGCCTCCGTAGCAGGAGAGACCCTGATACAGGGTCCGGTGGATGATAACCCGCTGGTGCCCCTCCTCAAATGCCTCGTTACCGGCGTAGGCCCTTTGCAAAAAACACCTGATGGTGTGGAGTCGTTTGTACTCCAGGGCAAAGATGATGAGGCAGGGGAGTTCCTGATCAACATTACTACTGTTTATCAGCCACATACTGCTGCCCTGCACAAACAGGTACGGGTATATGATACCCTCCATATTCTGCATGCAGATCGTGATGAGGCTACCGGCCAGTACGAAGCAGTGAAAGCCACCCGGTTTATACTGGAACCCGATCTCCTCATCGACATCAGTGATCTGGCAGAATGCTTTGGCCGCAGCGGCCCTAATCCGTTTTTATATTTAGTCAGGAAACTGGTACCACAAACGACCGGGTTGCCTGCTTTCAAGGGAAATATCGTCAACTCCCTGCTGGACAATGTGCTACGTCACCCGGATATGAAGCTCCGGGAATCCTTTGTAGAAGCAGTGGCCGAAAATGTATTGCAGGCGGCTGGCTATGGCAGACAGGAGCTGAACAGCATGTATGCCGACATCAGGGAAACACACTGGCCAAATTTATTGGAGGCATCCAGGGAATTGAAAGACCGACCGGTGAGAATAGAACCGACCTTCTTTTCTGCTTTATATGGCCTACAGGGCCGTCTGGATATCCTGGCAGAAGATGATACAGATCCTACCCGTAAGGAGATCTTTGAGCTCAAAAGTGGCAGGGCGCCGGATTTTGGAGCCTGGAAGAACCACGAAATGCAGGTAACAGGGTATAACCTGCTGCTACAATCTACTTTTGGCGATCAGCGCTGTGGCAGCTCTGCGATCCTGTATTCTTCTGCATCCAATAGCCCATTGCGCAACATGGCGAATAACCGCCCAGCGGAAAATGAGTTGCTCGCCCTGCGCAATGAAATCGTCTCCCAACTATTAAGACTCTCCTCAGGAGAATATGATATACTTGAAAAAATCACGACACTCGCTGGCGAAGGATTGCCTTCTTTCAGCGTAGTGCACTTTGCCAACTTCGAAGAAACTTATGGCAAGGCCAGTCCACTGCTGAGAAGCTACTATCAGCAGTTCCTTTCTTTCTTGCTCAGGGAGTTCCTGCTGGCCAAGTGTGGTATGTATGCCTCCATGCACAGGGAAGAAGATGTTGAAGGCTTTGCCGCTCTCTGGTTACAACCCGAATCGGAAAAGCTAACCCGGTTCACGATTATTCCCGGCCTCTGTTTCCAGAATTTTGATGAAGCCCAGAGTAGTGTTGTATTCACCATACAGGAGCCGGTGAATCATAACTTTCGCCCCGGGGATACTGCCATCATTTATCCAAGAGATACCACCGGACTGGCGCCATTGCAACACCAGATCCTGAAAGGCAGGGTAGATGAATTGCAGAAAGACAGGCTGACCTTTTCACTGAACAACCGACAGATCACCCACGACTTCTTTGCTCACCAGCAACAATGGGTGATCGAACACGATATTTATGAATCCAACTTCTGGATCTCAGCGACGGCGCTGTTTCATGTACTGGAACCCCGCTTTGCTGCCAGAATGGAGTTGTTACTGGGCATGCGGGAACCCGTCAGGGTGCCATTTCCGCTACCTGCCCCCACCATGTTCAACAGCAACCAGCAAGAGATCCTGCAGGCTGCGCTGGATGCCAAAGACTATTACCTGGTACAGGGACCTCCCGGTACCGGTAAGACATCCTCCCTGCTTACTTCGATGGTGACTTCTCTGGCAGCTGCCGGCACCCAGATGATGATCGTGGCTTTTACCAACAAGGCAGTAGACGAAATTTGCAAAAAGCTGGAAAGCAAAGGTGTACAATACCTGCGGTTGGGCGGCCGCCGTTCAGCAGCAGAAAATCAATTGAGAACCTATTGCCTGGAAGGGGATATTGCACAGGCCAGGGAGTACATTGCCAATCAGCAGATCTTTGTAGCTACGGTGGCAACGATGGCTACCCGGTTACCTAACCTGCAATTGCTGGGGGTTAAAACGGATACCCTCATTGTAGACGAGGCCTCTCAGTTGACGGAGCCACAGCTTTTAGGATTGGTGTTGCCTTTTCAGAAGTTTATCCTGATCGGAGATCAGAACCAGCTGCCACCAGTGGTCGCGCAGGCAGATAATTTCTGTATGACGGAAGAGCCCCTTTTACACAGTACAGGTATTACAGATCTGCGCTGCACACTATTCGAAAGGCTGATCCAGGCTTGTAAACAAAACGGCTGGCATCATGGCTGGGGCATGCTGAATACCCATTTCCGCATGCACAATGATATCGCAGACCTGATCAATCATTACTATGCTCACCAGTTATCGCCAGGCCAACCTTTACAGGCAGCTCCTTTTGTAAAGCAGGATGTAGCTGATGGCGACTGGCATCACATACTTTCACAAGGCAGAACCATCTTCCTGCCCAGTCCTATGGAGCCGACTTCCAAAATGCATCTGACAGAGGCACAACAGGTGGTATCACTGCTCACTTATCTACAGGAGAGCAGGGGAGCGGCTTTTAATAAAGAAACAGTGGGAGTAGTGACACCATGGCGCACCCAGATAAGTCTGATCAGAGAACTGATAGGCACTAACGAAGTACTACAAGCCATCAACATAGATACCGCTGAACGCTTCCAGGGCGCAGAGAATGATATCATCATCATATCACTGGCGGTATATCATCCTACTCAGTTGAATATGTTACAAAGCCTTGGCACTTTCAGATGGGAGGAGCATACGATAGAGGTAGACAGGAAGCTGCTGGTTACCCTATCACGGGCACGACAGCAGGTAATACTGATGGGATATGAGCCGGCACTGCGGAGTAGTATGCACTATAGCAAGGTGCTGGATAAGATCAGGGCACAATAA
- a CDS encoding helix-turn-helix domain-containing protein, translated as MATIKNLKNEVWKDLQIKNKSALRKKYAVSNMGRVISYYEDITDGKLLSGSTVEGYTVLNVKPADSYQSLYLHREVAKLFNKKPGRSHKYVIHIDYDKKNNKTTNLQWATKEEMEAHQQFSPAKLAYKEKQRNRVKGLKLNITKVKSIKRLLAKPGRKTMKQIAEQFDISEMQLYRIKSGENWSHVTLD; from the coding sequence ATGGCCACGATTAAAAATCTGAAAAATGAAGTCTGGAAAGACTTGCAGATCAAAAACAAATCTGCCCTGCGTAAAAAGTATGCAGTATCTAACATGGGAAGAGTGATTAGCTATTATGAAGATATAACAGACGGTAAGTTGCTCTCAGGCTCTACCGTCGAAGGTTATACCGTGCTAAATGTAAAACCCGCTGATAGTTACCAGTCACTGTACCTCCACAGAGAAGTAGCGAAATTATTCAACAAGAAACCCGGTCGTTCTCACAAGTATGTAATTCACATCGATTACGACAAGAAGAACAACAAAACCACAAACCTTCAATGGGCTACCAAAGAAGAAATGGAAGCCCACCAGCAATTCAGCCCCGCCAAACTCGCTTACAAGGAAAAACAACGTAACCGCGTCAAAGGTCTGAAACTGAACATTACTAAAGTTAAGAGCATCAAGCGCTTACTGGCCAAACCTGGTCGCAAGACCATGAAACAGATCGCTGAACAATTCGATATCAGCGAAATGCAGTTATACCGTATCAAAAGCGGTGAAAACTGGAGCCATGTTACTCTGGATTAA
- the dusB gene encoding tRNA dihydrouridine synthase DusB, whose product MVKIGNILLGDFPLLLAPMEDVSDPPFRAVCKDKGADLMYSEFISSEGLIRDAIKSRQKLDIFPEERPVGIQIFGGDEEPMAMAAQIVEATNPDLLDINYGCPVKKVVCKGAGSGILKDIPKMVRLTAAVVKATKLPVTVKTRLGWDDDTKNIEEVAERLQDVGIQALTIHGRTRTQMYKGHADWSLIGKVKNNPRIHIPIFGNGDITTPEQVIAARQKYGVDGVMIGRAAIGYPWIFDEIKHFMATGKHLPPPSIQERVDVCKKHLRQSVSWKGDVVGILEMRRHYTNYLKGLPHIKEFRQQLVTCSTLAAVEEVLDTIAEHYKGHIIERASTLPDNSNLPVNLNNEVADCNVYG is encoded by the coding sequence ATGGTAAAGATAGGTAACATACTATTGGGCGATTTTCCGCTATTACTTGCTCCCATGGAGGATGTAAGTGATCCGCCCTTTCGTGCGGTGTGTAAGGATAAGGGTGCTGACCTGATGTATTCAGAATTTATCTCTTCGGAGGGTCTTATCCGTGACGCAATCAAAAGCCGGCAAAAACTGGACATCTTCCCTGAAGAACGTCCGGTAGGTATCCAGATATTCGGAGGCGATGAAGAGCCTATGGCTATGGCCGCTCAGATCGTGGAAGCCACCAACCCCGACCTGCTGGACATCAACTATGGATGCCCCGTTAAAAAAGTAGTATGCAAAGGAGCCGGTTCCGGTATCCTGAAAGATATTCCCAAAATGGTAAGACTGACCGCCGCAGTAGTAAAAGCTACTAAACTGCCGGTAACAGTAAAGACCCGCCTGGGATGGGACGACGATACCAAAAATATTGAAGAAGTAGCCGAAAGACTACAGGATGTAGGCATCCAGGCCCTCACCATACACGGGCGCACCCGCACCCAGATGTATAAAGGCCATGCCGACTGGAGCCTCATCGGGAAAGTCAAAAATAACCCACGTATCCACATTCCTATATTCGGCAACGGCGATATCACTACGCCCGAACAAGTCATCGCTGCCCGTCAGAAATATGGCGTAGATGGCGTTATGATAGGTCGCGCTGCAATAGGATATCCGTGGATCTTTGATGAGATCAAGCACTTTATGGCTACCGGCAAGCATTTGCCCCCACCATCCATTCAGGAAAGGGTAGACGTTTGTAAAAAACACCTGCGCCAGTCAGTAAGCTGGAAAGGCGATGTGGTAGGCATACTCGAAATGCGTCGTCACTATACGAATTATCTCAAAGGGTTACCCCACATAAAAGAATTCAGGCAACAATTAGTAACTTGCAGTACACTGGCAGCAGTAGAAGAAGTTTTAGACACAATAGCAGAACATTACAAAGGTCACATTATAGAAAGGGCCTCTACCCTTCCTGATAATTCTAACCTGCCAGTAAACTTAAACAATGAAGTAGCAGATTGTAACGTTTACGGATAA
- a CDS encoding CPBP family intramembrane glutamic endopeptidase: protein MPKPMEYLSLNRGPKLTPAILAILIMLVSLPMVDLSAQWNQTWPVSETMRMQEEVAEKMTRDLLKMDTFSTLLGNVLFFAVMPAIAEEAFFRGVVQRLMIKMMPVKNGAWLAILVTALLFSAVHMQWLSFVPRVILGFLLGVIYYLTGNLWLSILAHSINNGLQVVLMYLFQMHLMKTDPMASGQSNWLAAIASLVVTGLWVWVLQRRSKPAIQ, encoded by the coding sequence ATGCCAAAACCCATGGAATATCTTTCCCTGAACCGTGGGCCGAAGCTGACACCCGCTATATTAGCAATTTTGATAATGCTTGTAAGTCTGCCAATGGTAGACCTTTCCGCCCAGTGGAATCAAACATGGCCAGTTTCGGAGACCATGCGTATGCAGGAAGAGGTAGCAGAGAAGATGACCCGCGATCTACTCAAAATGGATACATTTTCTACTCTATTAGGGAACGTGTTATTTTTTGCAGTGATGCCAGCGATCGCCGAAGAAGCGTTCTTCAGAGGCGTTGTACAGCGACTCATGATAAAAATGATGCCGGTAAAAAATGGCGCATGGTTAGCGATACTGGTTACGGCGCTACTATTCAGCGCTGTACACATGCAATGGCTATCTTTTGTACCAAGAGTGATACTGGGTTTCCTGCTGGGTGTGATCTATTATCTGACAGGTAACCTGTGGTTGTCCATTCTGGCACATTCCATCAACAACGGTTTGCAGGTAGTACTTATGTATCTGTTCCAGATGCACCTGATGAAAACCGATCCGATGGCAAGCGGGCAGTCGAACTGGCTGGCAGCCATTGCAAGTCTGGTCGTTACTGGCCTTTGGGTGTGGGTGTTACAGCGCCGGTCAAAGCCAGCAATTCAATAG
- a CDS encoding phosphatidate cytidylyltransferase, whose translation MKTFFTRTASALVFVAIMLAGILYSPFTFFLLFFLVNFFALKEYFKLIKHIDPDYGAVSGWHQNGVLVASCALMMAFSGDHFAGGNLSLGFLGWCMAIIFMMVLPIGEILLSKEFSLKNLGYSALGLLYITVSFGLLVHLCLNYDTIRFKSGPDGVGTGPGWLIPLLLIIFIWINDTMAYIVGSLIGKTPFFPSISPKKTIEGTVGGMILAVAAAGEYGYNWGSQWLSLQHWMALAGLAAVIGTAGDLIESKLKRMAGVKDSGNIMPGHGGFMDRFDSLILAAPFAWIYIHFFAMV comes from the coding sequence ATGAAAACATTCTTCACCCGTACAGCTTCGGCGTTAGTATTTGTAGCGATCATGCTGGCCGGGATCCTATACAGTCCATTTACCTTTTTCCTGTTATTCTTCCTGGTTAATTTCTTTGCCTTAAAGGAGTATTTCAAACTTATCAAGCATATCGATCCTGACTATGGCGCTGTTTCCGGATGGCACCAGAACGGGGTGCTGGTAGCCAGCTGTGCATTGATGATGGCATTTAGTGGTGATCACTTTGCGGGTGGCAATCTCTCTTTAGGTTTCCTTGGCTGGTGTATGGCTATCATCTTCATGATGGTGTTGCCTATTGGCGAAATCCTGCTTAGCAAAGAGTTTTCTCTGAAAAATCTCGGCTATTCCGCACTGGGCCTGCTATATATCACGGTTTCCTTTGGTCTGCTTGTGCACCTGTGTCTGAATTATGACACCATCCGCTTCAAATCCGGTCCGGATGGCGTAGGTACAGGCCCCGGCTGGCTCATTCCTTTGCTGCTTATTATTTTTATCTGGATCAACGATACGATGGCCTACATTGTGGGTTCTCTGATAGGAAAGACACCATTTTTCCCCTCCATTTCTCCTAAAAAGACCATCGAAGGTACAGTAGGGGGGATGATCCTGGCCGTAGCCGCTGCCGGCGAATATGGCTACAACTGGGGGAGCCAGTGGCTGTCTCTGCAACACTGGATGGCGCTGGCAGGTCTGGCAGCAGTAATTGGTACTGCTGGCGACCTCATAGAATCTAAACTCAAGCGTATGGCGGGGGTGAAAGATTCCGGCAATATTATGCCAGGGCATGGAGGGTTTATGGACCGCTTCGATTCTCTTATACTGGCGGCACCTTTTGCATGGATTTACATCCATTTCTTCGCAATGGTTTAA
- a CDS encoding phosphatidylserine decarboxylase family protein, whose amino-acid sequence MKIHREGLASILIAFVVLALISGAVIYFLPGMPLVGNIVAAFSVVLFLFIVSFFRIPAREMKLGESLVMAPCDGKVVVIEETYEPEYFKDKRLQVSIFMSPANVHVNRNPISGEVKLSQYHSGKYLVAWHPKSSTENERHTVVIGNGKADILVRQIAGALARRIVNYLKPGMQVTQNEELGFIKFGSRVDLYLPIGTKVDVQLEQVVRSGQTVIATL is encoded by the coding sequence ATGAAGATTCATCGAGAAGGATTGGCCAGTATTCTGATCGCCTTTGTAGTACTAGCACTGATCAGTGGTGCAGTCATTTATTTCCTACCCGGTATGCCACTTGTAGGCAATATCGTCGCTGCCTTTTCTGTGGTTTTATTCCTGTTTATCGTTTCTTTCTTCCGCATTCCAGCAAGAGAAATGAAACTGGGAGAAAGCCTGGTTATGGCTCCCTGCGATGGTAAAGTAGTCGTAATTGAAGAGACTTACGAACCTGAGTACTTCAAAGACAAGCGCCTGCAGGTATCCATCTTTATGAGCCCTGCGAACGTGCACGTAAACAGAAATCCAATCAGCGGAGAAGTGAAGCTGTCTCAATACCATTCAGGTAAATACCTGGTAGCATGGCACCCTAAGTCTTCTACAGAAAATGAGCGTCATACCGTAGTAATCGGCAATGGTAAGGCAGACATTCTGGTAAGACAGATTGCCGGTGCACTTGCCCGTCGTATCGTAAACTATCTGAAACCAGGTATGCAGGTGACCCAGAATGAGGAATTGGGCTTTATCAAGTTCGGTTCCCGTGTGGATCTGTACCTGCCTATCGGTACTAAAGTAGATGTGCAACTGGAACAGGTAGTTCGTTCCGGCCAGACTGTGATCGCTACTTTATAA
- a CDS encoding YjjG family noncanonical pyrimidine nucleotidase — translation MKYKHIFFDLDHTLWDFETNAYQVLEELYHTHTLASRGVPSFEVFHRTYMTHNDKLWDRFRKGFINRNDLRFKRFSRTLLDFKIGDDKLSHAMGTQFLEILPYKTTLFPNAKEVLEYLAAKNYPMHMITNGFEETQLIKMKSSGIDQFFTHVITSELAGSLKPYREIFDYALKMAGATAESSIMIGDALEIDILGAHNAGIDQVYFNTLVPVTGTLKPTYVIKGLQELKDIL, via the coding sequence ATGAAATACAAGCATATATTTTTTGATCTGGACCACACATTATGGGATTTTGAAACCAATGCTTACCAGGTCTTAGAAGAATTATACCACACACATACGCTGGCCAGCAGAGGAGTTCCCTCATTTGAGGTGTTCCACCGCACCTACATGACACATAACGATAAATTGTGGGATCGTTTCCGCAAAGGATTCATTAACCGCAACGATCTTCGGTTCAAACGATTCAGCAGAACCCTGCTGGATTTCAAGATTGGAGACGATAAGTTGTCGCATGCCATGGGTACCCAGTTCCTGGAAATCCTGCCTTATAAAACCACTTTATTCCCCAATGCAAAGGAAGTACTGGAATACCTGGCAGCAAAGAACTACCCGATGCATATGATCACGAATGGTTTTGAAGAAACCCAGCTGATTAAGATGAAAAGCTCCGGGATAGATCAATTCTTCACCCATGTAATTACATCAGAATTAGCAGGTAGTCTCAAGCCTTATCGCGAAATATTTGATTACGCTTTGAAAATGGCGGGGGCTACTGCTGAAAGTAGTATCATGATAGGCGATGCATTGGAAATTGATATTCTCGGGGCGCACAATGCAGGAATAGATCAGGTGTACTTCAATACCCTTGTGCCTGTGACAGGAACATTAAAACCGACATATGTGATCAAAGGATTGCAGGAGCTGAAAGATATCTTATAA
- a CDS encoding SDR family oxidoreductase: MNAVVTGASKGIGKAIAEKLAMEGFNVAICSRDAAKLAAAAADIKAKAPQAEVLTFSADMSKKEDVLAFANKIKETFQTVDILVNNAGLYIPGALHEQEDGLLEYLMAVNVFSAHTITRQLLPSMITQRKGHIFNLCSTASYNAYPNGGAYSITKFALLGFSKNLREELKSHNVKVTALSPGPTLTASWEGWDGPADRMMEPADVANLLWAAYTLSAQAVVEEVIMRPILGDIG, from the coding sequence ATGAACGCAGTAGTCACAGGTGCCAGTAAAGGTATAGGGAAAGCCATCGCCGAAAAACTTGCCATGGAAGGATTTAATGTAGCTATTTGTTCCAGGGATGCAGCCAAACTGGCTGCTGCCGCTGCAGACATTAAAGCAAAAGCGCCACAGGCAGAGGTATTGACATTCTCTGCCGATATGAGCAAAAAGGAAGACGTACTGGCTTTTGCCAATAAAATAAAAGAGACATTCCAGACTGTAGACATCCTCGTGAATAACGCAGGACTGTACATTCCCGGGGCCCTGCACGAGCAGGAAGACGGACTGCTGGAATATCTGATGGCCGTAAATGTATTTAGCGCACATACTATCACCCGGCAATTATTACCCTCAATGATCACACAACGTAAAGGACACATTTTTAACCTTTGCTCTACCGCCAGCTACAATGCCTATCCAAATGGAGGGGCTTATAGCATCACTAAATTCGCCCTGCTGGGCTTCTCCAAAAACCTGCGTGAAGAGCTCAAATCTCACAATGTAAAGGTAACCGCCCTCAGCCCCGGACCAACGCTCACCGCATCGTGGGAGGGATGGGATGGCCCTGCGGACAGAATGATGGAACCTGCTGATGTAGCGAACCTGCTATGGGCAGCCTACACACTCTCTGCTCAGGCTGTTGTGGAAGAAGTGATCATGCGTCCAATTTTGGGAGATATTGGCTAA
- a CDS encoding BatD family protein: protein MKVITFSIRRSLLSLLFLLGIASSLRAQEFKFTTTVSSNKVALDEPFQIQFMLENGTNVTQFTPPNFNDFELLQGPNQMQGTSIVNGRRSDYIALIYLIRAKRVGNFTIPAAAARVNGDIVKSNPVTIEVAKGISGSAAQQQQPQRQQVPVNPFAGMGQRSAPSHQAEEMEGVIKNGEDINAKLKKNIFVKVDVDKTSLYEGEQLTATYKLYTRLPTNASVTKVPAFKGFSAKDIELPNPPQASEEMVNGIPYRVFVIRKTMLFPMQSGTLELDPVEVDNHVRLVKLVKNGKRKDPLADMFNDPAFKDAFNDPFFDDVFNRPEVEYQDVPYKIQTAPVKVTVKPLPVDSRPASYNGAVGRFNMTATVDKNSLSTDDALTLKVTISGQGNVNLLNPPKVDIPASFDKYDPKVSDNIEKNSNPLTGSRTFEYVLMPVEAGEQTIPPVEFSYFDAASKTYKTVSSKPFTIHVTAGKQTKRDKEDFSINKNAITNNSNSVLDWVKHNTYFITSIWFYLLLVLPLLALIGAWLYRRRLDYQQNNAAFLKHRYANKVALKRLELAARYLKEGKDKAFYEETSRAVWGYLSNKLHVPFADLSKQLIQDKLAQQHVSEQYTADLFDLLDNCEMALYTPNHNNTRMQGTYQQAVQVISKLEDELTRAKSAV from the coding sequence ATGAAGGTCATCACTTTTAGCATAAGGAGGTCGCTGCTATCCCTGCTGTTTTTACTGGGTATAGCATCTAGTCTGCGAGCGCAGGAATTTAAATTCACCACCACTGTATCAAGCAATAAAGTGGCACTGGACGAACCGTTCCAGATCCAGTTTATGCTGGAAAACGGGACCAATGTAACCCAGTTCACACCACCGAACTTCAACGACTTTGAACTATTGCAGGGCCCTAACCAGATGCAGGGTACTTCGATCGTCAATGGCCGACGTTCTGATTATATTGCATTGATCTACCTGATCAGGGCAAAACGGGTGGGTAACTTTACCATTCCTGCTGCTGCCGCCCGTGTGAACGGCGATATTGTAAAGTCCAATCCTGTCACCATCGAAGTGGCAAAAGGCATCAGCGGTTCCGCTGCCCAACAGCAACAACCACAACGCCAGCAGGTACCTGTCAATCCATTTGCCGGCATGGGCCAGCGTAGTGCTCCCAGCCATCAGGCAGAAGAAATGGAAGGTGTGATTAAGAATGGTGAAGACATCAATGCCAAGCTAAAAAAGAACATTTTCGTAAAAGTAGATGTTGACAAAACATCCCTCTACGAAGGCGAACAGCTGACTGCGACCTACAAGCTGTACACCCGCCTACCGACTAACGCCAGTGTGACCAAAGTACCTGCGTTCAAAGGATTTTCCGCTAAAGATATAGAATTGCCAAACCCGCCACAGGCCAGTGAAGAAATGGTAAACGGTATTCCCTACAGGGTATTCGTAATCCGTAAAACCATGCTGTTCCCGATGCAGTCAGGAACGCTGGAACTGGATCCTGTAGAGGTAGACAACCATGTAAGACTGGTGAAACTGGTGAAGAATGGTAAACGCAAAGATCCACTCGCTGATATGTTCAATGACCCGGCTTTTAAAGACGCGTTCAATGATCCATTCTTCGATGATGTCTTTAACCGTCCGGAAGTAGAATACCAGGATGTTCCTTACAAGATCCAGACAGCACCGGTAAAAGTTACTGTAAAACCACTGCCGGTCGATAGTCGACCGGCAAGCTACAATGGAGCCGTGGGCAGATTTAACATGACCGCTACTGTGGATAAGAACAGCCTGTCTACCGACGATGCACTTACCCTGAAAGTGACCATCTCCGGCCAGGGCAATGTGAACCTGCTGAATCCGCCCAAAGTTGACATCCCTGCCAGCTTTGATAAATACGATCCAAAAGTGTCAGACAATATTGAAAAGAACAGCAACCCACTTACTGGTAGCCGTACTTTTGAATATGTGCTGATGCCGGTAGAAGCAGGGGAGCAGACCATTCCACCTGTGGAATTCTCTTACTTTGATGCGGCTTCCAAAACTTACAAAACTGTTAGCTCCAAGCCATTCACCATTCATGTGACAGCTGGTAAGCAAACGAAGAGAGACAAAGAAGATTTCAGCATCAATAAAAACGCCATCACGAACAATAGTAACAGCGTGCTGGATTGGGTTAAACACAATACTTACTTCATTACTTCTATCTGGTTCTACCTGCTGCTGGTATTGCCGCTGCTGGCACTGATCGGTGCATGGCTGTACCGCCGCCGCCTGGATTACCAGCAGAACAATGCAGCATTCCTGAAACACCGCTATGCTAATAAGGTAGCGCTCAAGCGACTGGAACTGGCTGCCCGCTATCTGAAAGAAGGCAAGGACAAAGCATTTTACGAAGAGACTTCCCGCGCTGTATGGGGCTATCTGAGTAACAAACTGCATGTACCATTTGCTGACCTGAGTAAACAACTGATCCAGGATAAACTGGCACAGCAACACGTCAGTGAGCAATATACCGCCGACCTGTTTGACCTGCTGGATAATTGTGAAATGGCCCTGTATACGCCCAACCACAACAATACCAGGATGCAGGGTACCTATCAACAGGCCGTACAGGTAATCAGTAAACTGGAAGATGAACTGACAAGGGCGAAGAGCGCCGTTTAA